From the Penaeus chinensis breed Huanghai No. 1 chromosome 28, ASM1920278v2, whole genome shotgun sequence genome, one window contains:
- the LOC125040133 gene encoding vacuolar ATPase assembly integral membrane protein vma21-like has translation MATTDSVIPKADQPVTVSKKTEKLPKLPTPAQVLLKLFIHSVAMFTLPIATYYLSKNYVEEEHGVQPPQSYIYAAIAAVVVIQAVIFCYVYQAFKDEQLERKVKAASKQD, from the coding sequence atggcAACCACAGACAGTGTTATCCCCAAGGCTGACCAGCCAGTAACTGTAAGCAAGAAAACCGAAAAACTCCCAAAGCTTCCCACTCCCGCCCAAGTTCTCCTGAAGCTCTTCATCCATAGTGTCGCCATGTTCACACTACCTATCGCCACATACTACCTGAGCAAGAACTATGTGGAAGAGGAGCATGGGGTCCAGCCGCCCCAGAGCTACATTTACGCAGCAATCGCAGCAGTTGTAGTGATCCAGGCTGTGATATTCTGCTACGTGTACCAGGCCTTTAAAGACGAGCAGCTCGAGAGGAAGGTCAAGGCGGCCAGTAAACAGGACTGA